In Lentibacillus amyloliquefaciens, one DNA window encodes the following:
- a CDS encoding DUF4352 domain-containing protein, with protein sequence MKLKEEKINVDLYSFEADSIASTTANQNEVGTIEDSFFTEQINPGSEISGKVVFDVSPDVAEADNLKVEAQEGIFGSATKTIKLQ encoded by the coding sequence ATGAAGTTAAAGGAGGAAAAAATAAATGTTGATTTGTACTCCTTTGAAGCTGATTCTATAGCTAGTACCACCGCAAATCAAAACGAGGTTGGAACAATCGAAGACAGCTTCTTTACGGAGCAGATAAATCCCGGTTCTGAAATTTCCGGCAAAGTAGTATTTGATGTCTCCCCAGACGTTGCAGAAGCTGACAATTTAAAAGTCGAAGCTCAAGAAGGCATTTTCGGTTCAGCCACTAAAACAATTAAGTTGCAGTAA
- a CDS encoding helix-turn-helix domain-containing protein has product MKEQILSKRLKMLRNEKGYMQKFVADKIGVRSNTLSGYENGTRSPDPDTINKLAELYNVTTDYLLGRTENPEVSEEIEKDEIINKIATEFPDADLMFHDLSNMTAEDLEDVYDYIKFKRSKKGD; this is encoded by the coding sequence ATGAAAGAACAAATTCTGTCAAAAAGATTAAAGATGCTTAGGAATGAAAAAGGTTATATGCAAAAATTTGTAGCAGATAAAATAGGTGTAAGAAGCAATACCTTATCAGGATACGAAAATGGAACGAGGTCACCTGATCCTGATACCATTAATAAACTGGCTGAATTATACAACGTCACTACAGACTACCTATTAGGCAGAACTGAAAATCCGGAAGTATCAGAAGAAATTGAGAAAGATGAAATCATCAACAAAATAGCTACGGAATTCCCAGATGCCGACTTAATGTTTCATGACCTGAGTAACATGACGGCTGAGGATTTAGAAGATGTGTATGATTATATTAAGTTTAAGCGGAGTAAGAAGGGGGATTGA
- a CDS encoding recombinase family protein, whose product MRAALYVRVSTEEQNLEGYSIEAQKNRCMSFIESQGDWYLSKVYADPGHSAKNLDRPAVQELIEGAKNKEFDVLVVYRLDRLVRSVLDLHKLLELFDKHNVKFKSVTEVFDTTTAMGRFFITLVGAMAEWERSNLSERVSFGMEQMTREGKWKGGHVGYGHMHIDGHMAINEDEARIVRMMYDWYLSGMSDRKIAKELRKRGIMTRGGAQWSESHVRYTLSNPKNKGDLRYGIEKEKSKQFVVEDIYPQIIDVDTFDKAMSIRESRRTFHGRQATSDHYFSGILTCFRCGRSMVGHMAKVNGKRLKNYVCLGRRHFECDMPSISERIIEHNFLQELRRGIESENINHIEEPAQNNADEIKALKRDLNKIKDRRKKWQYAWANEIMSDTEFQDRMQEEQELENHLKKQLEDLDETQPHVVDDAVLEMMSDAVENWGNLESTEKKQLMQIAFDKIIVDKIESKKVLDRANIIEIVFK is encoded by the coding sequence ATGAGGGCAGCACTATATGTCAGAGTGTCTACTGAGGAACAAAATTTAGAAGGATATTCAATAGAAGCACAAAAAAATAGATGCATGTCTTTTATTGAATCGCAGGGAGATTGGTATCTATCAAAAGTATATGCAGATCCGGGGCATTCCGCTAAAAATTTAGACCGTCCAGCCGTGCAAGAATTAATAGAAGGCGCTAAAAATAAAGAATTTGATGTGTTAGTCGTATACAGGCTAGACAGACTTGTCAGGTCTGTGCTTGACTTACATAAATTATTAGAGCTGTTTGATAAGCACAATGTCAAGTTTAAATCAGTCACTGAAGTATTTGACACGACAACGGCAATGGGGCGTTTTTTCATCACTCTTGTTGGTGCAATGGCGGAATGGGAAAGAAGCAATCTATCCGAACGTGTTTCTTTTGGCATGGAACAGATGACACGTGAGGGTAAATGGAAAGGAGGCCATGTTGGTTATGGCCATATGCATATAGACGGTCACATGGCCATAAATGAAGATGAAGCTCGCATTGTCAGAATGATGTATGATTGGTATCTATCAGGAATGAGCGATAGAAAAATCGCGAAAGAACTGCGCAAACGCGGAATAATGACACGGGGTGGAGCCCAATGGTCAGAATCACATGTCAGATATACATTGTCAAATCCGAAAAATAAGGGCGATTTACGATACGGGATCGAAAAAGAAAAGTCAAAACAGTTTGTTGTTGAGGATATTTATCCGCAAATTATTGACGTCGACACATTTGATAAAGCTATGAGCATACGTGAATCACGGCGAACGTTTCACGGCAGACAAGCAACAAGTGATCATTACTTCTCCGGTATACTGACTTGCTTCCGCTGTGGCAGAAGCATGGTAGGCCATATGGCAAAAGTAAACGGAAAAAGACTTAAAAATTATGTTTGCCTCGGGAGAAGACATTTTGAATGCGATATGCCGTCAATCAGCGAACGTATTATCGAGCATAACTTTTTACAAGAACTCCGTCGCGGTATAGAAAGTGAAAACATTAATCACATCGAAGAACCGGCACAAAATAATGCGGACGAAATCAAAGCACTTAAACGTGATTTGAATAAGATAAAAGACCGGCGTAAAAAATGGCAATATGCTTGGGCAAATGAAATTATGAGTGATACTGAATTTCAAGATCGCATGCAGGAGGAACAAGAATTAGAGAATCATTTAAAAAAGCAATTAGAAGATTTAGACGAAACGCAGCCGCATGTCGTTGATGATGCCGTTCTTGAAATGATGTCGGATGCAGTGGAAAACTGGGGTAATCTGGAGTCGACCGAAAAGAAGCAACTAATGCAAATTGCTTTTGATAAGATCATTGTGGATAAAATAGAATCAAAAAAAGTCCTGGACAGAGCAAATATAATTGAAATTGTATTTAAATAG
- a CDS encoding helix-turn-helix domain-containing protein, translating into MQNTKIINNNLKQLREERGVKQKFIAEQLEITPNYYSQIENGHRFPQVKHLLKLRNILGVTLDEIFFKGKIA; encoded by the coding sequence ATGCAAAATACCAAGATTATAAATAATAACTTAAAACAATTAAGAGAAGAAAGGGGAGTAAAACAAAAATTTATTGCTGAACAATTAGAAATAACCCCAAACTATTATTCTCAAATAGAAAATGGACACCGTTTTCCGCAAGTAAAACACTTGCTGAAACTAAGAAATATTCTCGGAGTAACTCTTGATGAAATTTTTTTTAAAGGCAAAATCGCATAA
- a CDS encoding ImmA/IrrE family metallo-endopeptidase, which yields MFTIAKKLNIDIVYRKTSFRLGNDIVLIKSTKQKEWQNFGHELEHSLQHVGQQLNMHYLFRDLQEYQARRFAYHFCVPTFMLQQYNDLTVCDVMNLFNVEYGFALKRLEMYERKLLDEGSTICQSVY from the coding sequence ATGTTTACAATCGCAAAGAAGCTAAACATCGATATTGTTTATCGGAAAACTAGTTTTCGACTGGGTAATGACATTGTGCTTATTAAATCAACAAAACAAAAAGAATGGCAAAATTTTGGACATGAATTAGAACATAGCCTCCAGCACGTAGGGCAACAGTTAAATATGCACTATCTTTTCAGAGACTTGCAAGAATATCAAGCGAGACGTTTCGCTTACCACTTTTGCGTTCCAACATTCATGCTGCAGCAGTACAACGATTTAACTGTCTGTGACGTTATGAACCTATTTAATGTCGAGTATGGATTTGCTTTAAAACGGCTAGAAATGTATGAAAGGAAGTTGTTAGATGAGGGCAGCACTATATGTCAGAGTGTCTACTGA